A genomic window from Meleagris gallopavo isolate NT-WF06-2002-E0010 breed Aviagen turkey brand Nicholas breeding stock chromosome 30, Turkey_5.1, whole genome shotgun sequence includes:
- the HNRNPM gene encoding heterogeneous nuclear ribonucleoprotein M isoform X3 — protein MDAEGKSRGCAVVEFKMEESMKKAAEVLNKHSLGGRPLKVKEQLRTCSYIKGPIKQKSRETSSVLTVTLGRRDPDGEHARRAMQKVMAAGGMGIGPGPGGPGMINIPPSILNNPNIPNEIIHALQAGRLGSTVFVANLDYKVGWKKLKEVFSMAGAVVRADILEDKDGKSRGIGTVTFEQAIEAVQAISMFNGQLLFDRPMHVKMDERAFPKGDFFPPERPQQLPHGLGGIGMGLGPGGQPIDANHLNKGMGMGNMGPGGMGMEGMGFGMNKMGGMEGPFGGMENIGRFPAGMNMGRMSEMDRAMGGGFEREFGRNEMGMSRSFGETLERGIGGGNASIPGIERMAPGIDRMGSGIERIPSGMGHGMERVGSEIDRMGLVLDRMSSNVDRIGSGIDRMAPLGIDHIAPNIERMGPAIERMGSGIERMGSGIGFGIERMGAAIDRVGTTMDRMGSGVERMGSGMDRMGIGMERMVPAGMGTGMGQVIERMPAGLDRIGATPMERIGIDRMGAASMERMGLERIGATNMERMGPAMGQGMGAGIDRMGLAMGSNFERTMEMERGNFAGNFAGSLGGTGGPAAGVARKACQIFVRNLPFDFTWKMLKDKFNECGHVLYADIKMENGKSKGCGVVRFESPEVAERACRMMNGIQLRGREIDVRIDRNA, from the exons ATGGACGCTGAAGGAAAGTCAAGG GGATGCGC TGTTGTTGAATTCAAGATGgaagaaagcatgaaaaaggCTGCAGAGGTTTTGAACAAGCATAGTCTTGGTGGAAGACCGTTGAAAGTGAAAGAA CAGCTTAGAACCTGTAGCTACATCAAAGGCCCaattaaacaaaaatcaagagAGACTTCTTCAGTGTTAACAGTGACTCTTGGCCGTAGG GATCCTGATGGCGAGCACGCCAGGAGAGCAATGCAGAAGGTCATGGCAGCTGGTGGAATGGGTATTGGCCCAGGCCCTGGTGGCCCTGGAATGATCAATATCCCACCTAGTATACTCAACAATCCCAACATACCCAATGAGATCATTCATGCTTTACAGGCAGGGAGACTTGGAAGCACTGTCTTTGTTGCAAAT TTGGATTACAAGGTTGGTtggaagaaactgaaagaagtgTTCAGCATGGCTGGTGCTGTGGTTCGAGCAGACATATTAGAAGATAAAGATGGCAAAAGTCGTGGAATTGGCACTGTCACTTTTGAACAAGCCATAGAGGCTGTTCAGGCAATAT caatgttTAATGGGCAGCTGCTGTTTGACAGACCAATGCATGTAAAAATG GATGAACGAGCCTTTCCCAAAGGAGACTTCTTTCCTCCAGAACGACCCCAACAACTTCCTC atgGTCTTGGTGGTATTGGCATGGGATTAGGACCTGGAGGTCAACCTATTGATGCAAATCATTTAAACAAAGGCATGGGAATGGGCAACATGGGACCTGGAG gAATGGGAATGGAAGGCATGGGCTTTGGAATGAATAAAATGGGAG GAATGGAAGGTCCTTTTGGTGGCATGGAGAATATTGGTCGCTTTCCAGCTGGAATGAACATGGGCAGAATGAGTG AGATGGATCGTGCCATGGGTGGAGGATTTGAGAGAGAAtttggaagaaatgaaatgggaaTGTCTCGTAGTTTTGGAGAGACCTTGGAGAGAGGAATAG GTGGTGGAAATGCCAGCATTCCTGGGATTGAGAGGATGGCTCCTGGCATTGATCGTATGGGCTCGGGAATAGAAAGAATACCTTCTGGGATGGGTCATGGGATGGAGAGAGTAGGGTCAGAAATAGACAGGATGGGTCTTGTTTTGGATCGCATGAGTTCCAATGTGGATCGAATCGGTTCTGGAATTGACCGAATGGCCCCTCTGGGCATAGATCACATTGCTCCTAACATTGAGAGGATGGGACCAGCTATTGAGAGAATGGGTTCTGGCATAGAAAGAATGGGTTCTGGAATAGGCTTTGGTATTGAGAGAATGGGTGCTGCCATTGATCGTGTTGGTACCACTATGGATAGAATGGGATCAGGTGTAGAACGTATGGGCTCTGGCATGGATCGAATGGGTATAGGTATGGAGCGTATGGTCCCTGCTGGAATGGGAACTGGAATGGGTCAGGTCATAGAGAGAATGCCTGCTGGCTTGGATCGCATAGGTGCCACTCCTATGGAAAGAATAGGAATAGATCGTATGGGTGCTGCTAGCATGGAGAGAATGGGCTTGGAGCGCATTGGAGCCACTAATATGGAAAGAATGGGTCctgctatggggcagggcaTGGGAGCAGGCATAGATCGCATGGGACTTGCAATGGGAAGCAATTTTGAAAGAACAATGGAAATGGAACGTGGAAACTTTGCAGGCAATTTTGCAGGCTCCCTTGGAGGAACTGGAGGACCTGCAGCTGGGGTGGCCAGAAAAGCTTGTCAGATATTTGTGAGAAAT CTGCCCTTTGATTTTACATGGAAAATGCTGAAAGATAAATTTAATGAGTGTG gtCACGTGCTGTATGCTGATATCAAGATGGAGAATGGGAAATCGAAAGGATGTGGTGTGGTTAGATTTGAGTCCCCAGAAGTAGCTGAGAGAGCCTGCCGCATGATGAATGGGATTCAGCTCCGTGGGAGGGAGATAGATGTGCGAATTGATAGAAATGCTTAA
- the HNRNPM gene encoding heterogeneous nuclear ribonucleoprotein M isoform X6: MDAEGKSRGCAVVEFKMEESMKKAAEVLNKHSLGGRPLKVKEQLRTCSYIKGPIKQKSRETSSVLTVTLGRRDPDGEHARRAMQKVMAAGGMGIGPGPGGPGMINIPPSILNNPNIPNEIIHALQAGRLGSTVFVANLDYKVGWKKLKEVFSMAGAVVRADILEDKDGKSRGIGTVTFEQAIEAVQAISMFNGQLLFDRPMHVKMDERAFPKGDFFPPERPQQLPHGLGGIGMGLGPGGQPIDANHLNKGMGMGNMGPGGMGMEGMGFGMNKMGGMEGPFGGMENIGRFPAGMNMGRMSEMDRAMGGGFEREFGRNEMGMSRSFGETLERGIGGGNASIPGIERMAPGIDRNFAGSLGGTGGPAAGVARKACQIFVRNLPFDFTWKMLKDKFNECGHVLYADIKMENGKSKGCGVVRFESPEVAERACRMMNGIQLRGREIDVRIDRNA; this comes from the exons ATGGACGCTGAAGGAAAGTCAAGG GGATGCGC TGTTGTTGAATTCAAGATGgaagaaagcatgaaaaaggCTGCAGAGGTTTTGAACAAGCATAGTCTTGGTGGAAGACCGTTGAAAGTGAAAGAA CAGCTTAGAACCTGTAGCTACATCAAAGGCCCaattaaacaaaaatcaagagAGACTTCTTCAGTGTTAACAGTGACTCTTGGCCGTAGG GATCCTGATGGCGAGCACGCCAGGAGAGCAATGCAGAAGGTCATGGCAGCTGGTGGAATGGGTATTGGCCCAGGCCCTGGTGGCCCTGGAATGATCAATATCCCACCTAGTATACTCAACAATCCCAACATACCCAATGAGATCATTCATGCTTTACAGGCAGGGAGACTTGGAAGCACTGTCTTTGTTGCAAAT TTGGATTACAAGGTTGGTtggaagaaactgaaagaagtgTTCAGCATGGCTGGTGCTGTGGTTCGAGCAGACATATTAGAAGATAAAGATGGCAAAAGTCGTGGAATTGGCACTGTCACTTTTGAACAAGCCATAGAGGCTGTTCAGGCAATAT caatgttTAATGGGCAGCTGCTGTTTGACAGACCAATGCATGTAAAAATG GATGAACGAGCCTTTCCCAAAGGAGACTTCTTTCCTCCAGAACGACCCCAACAACTTCCTC atgGTCTTGGTGGTATTGGCATGGGATTAGGACCTGGAGGTCAACCTATTGATGCAAATCATTTAAACAAAGGCATGGGAATGGGCAACATGGGACCTGGAG gAATGGGAATGGAAGGCATGGGCTTTGGAATGAATAAAATGGGAG GAATGGAAGGTCCTTTTGGTGGCATGGAGAATATTGGTCGCTTTCCAGCTGGAATGAACATGGGCAGAATGAGTG AGATGGATCGTGCCATGGGTGGAGGATTTGAGAGAGAAtttggaagaaatgaaatgggaaTGTCTCGTAGTTTTGGAGAGACCTTGGAGAGAGGAATAG GTGGTGGAAATGCCAGCATTCCTGGGATTGAGAGGATGGCTCCTGGCATTGATC GCAATTTTGCAGGCTCCCTTGGAGGAACTGGAGGACCTGCAGCTGGGGTGGCCAGAAAAGCTTGTCAGATATTTGTGAGAAAT CTGCCCTTTGATTTTACATGGAAAATGCTGAAAGATAAATTTAATGAGTGTG gtCACGTGCTGTATGCTGATATCAAGATGGAGAATGGGAAATCGAAAGGATGTGGTGTGGTTAGATTTGAGTCCCCAGAAGTAGCTGAGAGAGCCTGCCGCATGATGAATGGGATTCAGCTCCGTGGGAGGGAGATAGATGTGCGAATTGATAGAAATGCTTAA
- the HNRNPM gene encoding heterogeneous nuclear ribonucleoprotein M isoform X5 has protein sequence MDAEGKSRGCAVVEFKMEESMKKAAEVLNKHSLGGRPLKVKEDPDGEHARRAMQKVMAAGGMGIGPGPGGPGMINIPPSILNNPNIPNEIIHALQAGRLGSTVFVANLDYKVGWKKLKEVFSMAGAVVRADILEDKDGKSRGIGTVTFEQAIEAVQAISMFNGQLLFDRPMHVKMDERAFPKGDFFPPERPQQLPRMGMEGMGFGMNKMGGMEGPFGGMENIGRFPAGMNMGRMSEMDRAMGGGFEREFGRNEMGMSRSFGETLERGIGGGNASIPGIERMAPGIDRMGSGIERIPSGMGHGMERVGSEIDRMGLVLDRMSSNVDRIGSGIDRMAPLGIDHIAPNIERMGPAIERMGSGIERMGSGIGFGIERMGAAIDRVGTTMDRMGSGVERMGSGMDRMGIGMERMVPAGMGTGMGQVIERMPAGLDRIGATPMERIGIDRMGAASMERMGLERIGATNMERMGPAMGQGMGAGIDRMGLAMGSNFERTMEMERGNFAGNFAGSLGGTGGPAAGVARKACQIFVRNLPFDFTWKMLKDKFNECGHVLYADIKMENGKSKGCGVVRFESPEVAERACRMMNGIQLRGREIDVRIDRNA, from the exons ATGGACGCTGAAGGAAAGTCAAGG GGATGCGC TGTTGTTGAATTCAAGATGgaagaaagcatgaaaaaggCTGCAGAGGTTTTGAACAAGCATAGTCTTGGTGGAAGACCGTTGAAAGTGAAAGAA GATCCTGATGGCGAGCACGCCAGGAGAGCAATGCAGAAGGTCATGGCAGCTGGTGGAATGGGTATTGGCCCAGGCCCTGGTGGCCCTGGAATGATCAATATCCCACCTAGTATACTCAACAATCCCAACATACCCAATGAGATCATTCATGCTTTACAGGCAGGGAGACTTGGAAGCACTGTCTTTGTTGCAAAT TTGGATTACAAGGTTGGTtggaagaaactgaaagaagtgTTCAGCATGGCTGGTGCTGTGGTTCGAGCAGACATATTAGAAGATAAAGATGGCAAAAGTCGTGGAATTGGCACTGTCACTTTTGAACAAGCCATAGAGGCTGTTCAGGCAATAT caatgttTAATGGGCAGCTGCTGTTTGACAGACCAATGCATGTAAAAATG GATGAACGAGCCTTTCCCAAAGGAGACTTCTTTCCTCCAGAACGACCCCAACAACTTCCTC gAATGGGAATGGAAGGCATGGGCTTTGGAATGAATAAAATGGGAG GAATGGAAGGTCCTTTTGGTGGCATGGAGAATATTGGTCGCTTTCCAGCTGGAATGAACATGGGCAGAATGAGTG AGATGGATCGTGCCATGGGTGGAGGATTTGAGAGAGAAtttggaagaaatgaaatgggaaTGTCTCGTAGTTTTGGAGAGACCTTGGAGAGAGGAATAG GTGGTGGAAATGCCAGCATTCCTGGGATTGAGAGGATGGCTCCTGGCATTGATCGTATGGGCTCGGGAATAGAAAGAATACCTTCTGGGATGGGTCATGGGATGGAGAGAGTAGGGTCAGAAATAGACAGGATGGGTCTTGTTTTGGATCGCATGAGTTCCAATGTGGATCGAATCGGTTCTGGAATTGACCGAATGGCCCCTCTGGGCATAGATCACATTGCTCCTAACATTGAGAGGATGGGACCAGCTATTGAGAGAATGGGTTCTGGCATAGAAAGAATGGGTTCTGGAATAGGCTTTGGTATTGAGAGAATGGGTGCTGCCATTGATCGTGTTGGTACCACTATGGATAGAATGGGATCAGGTGTAGAACGTATGGGCTCTGGCATGGATCGAATGGGTATAGGTATGGAGCGTATGGTCCCTGCTGGAATGGGAACTGGAATGGGTCAGGTCATAGAGAGAATGCCTGCTGGCTTGGATCGCATAGGTGCCACTCCTATGGAAAGAATAGGAATAGATCGTATGGGTGCTGCTAGCATGGAGAGAATGGGCTTGGAGCGCATTGGAGCCACTAATATGGAAAGAATGGGTCctgctatggggcagggcaTGGGAGCAGGCATAGATCGCATGGGACTTGCAATGGGAAGCAATTTTGAAAGAACAATGGAAATGGAACGTGGAAACTTTGCAGGCAATTTTGCAGGCTCCCTTGGAGGAACTGGAGGACCTGCAGCTGGGGTGGCCAGAAAAGCTTGTCAGATATTTGTGAGAAAT CTGCCCTTTGATTTTACATGGAAAATGCTGAAAGATAAATTTAATGAGTGTG gtCACGTGCTGTATGCTGATATCAAGATGGAGAATGGGAAATCGAAAGGATGTGGTGTGGTTAGATTTGAGTCCCCAGAAGTAGCTGAGAGAGCCTGCCGCATGATGAATGGGATTCAGCTCCGTGGGAGGGAGATAGATGTGCGAATTGATAGAAATGCTTAA
- the HNRNPM gene encoding heterogeneous nuclear ribonucleoprotein M isoform X7 — translation MDAEGKSRGCAVVEFKMEESMKKAAEVLNKHSLGGRPLKVKEQLRTCSYIKGPIKQKSRETSSVLTVTLGRRDPDGEHARRAMQKVMAAGGMGIGPGPGGPGMINIPPSILNNPNIPNEIIHALQAGRLGSTVFVANLDYKVGWKKLKEVFSMAGAVVRADILEDKDGKSRGIGTVTFEQAIEAVQAISMFNGQLLFDRPMHVKMDERAFPKGDFFPPERPQQLPHGLGGIGMGLGPGGQPIDANHLNKGMGMGNMGPGGMGMEGMGFGMNKMGGMEGPFGGMENIGRFPAGMNMGRMSEMDRAMGGGFEREFGRNEMGMSRSFGETLERGIGGGNASIPGIERMAPGIDRSLGGTGGPAAGVARKACQIFVRNLPFDFTWKMLKDKFNECGHVLYADIKMENGKSKGCGVVRFESPEVAERACRMMNGIQLRGREIDVRIDRNA, via the exons ATGGACGCTGAAGGAAAGTCAAGG GGATGCGC TGTTGTTGAATTCAAGATGgaagaaagcatgaaaaaggCTGCAGAGGTTTTGAACAAGCATAGTCTTGGTGGAAGACCGTTGAAAGTGAAAGAA CAGCTTAGAACCTGTAGCTACATCAAAGGCCCaattaaacaaaaatcaagagAGACTTCTTCAGTGTTAACAGTGACTCTTGGCCGTAGG GATCCTGATGGCGAGCACGCCAGGAGAGCAATGCAGAAGGTCATGGCAGCTGGTGGAATGGGTATTGGCCCAGGCCCTGGTGGCCCTGGAATGATCAATATCCCACCTAGTATACTCAACAATCCCAACATACCCAATGAGATCATTCATGCTTTACAGGCAGGGAGACTTGGAAGCACTGTCTTTGTTGCAAAT TTGGATTACAAGGTTGGTtggaagaaactgaaagaagtgTTCAGCATGGCTGGTGCTGTGGTTCGAGCAGACATATTAGAAGATAAAGATGGCAAAAGTCGTGGAATTGGCACTGTCACTTTTGAACAAGCCATAGAGGCTGTTCAGGCAATAT caatgttTAATGGGCAGCTGCTGTTTGACAGACCAATGCATGTAAAAATG GATGAACGAGCCTTTCCCAAAGGAGACTTCTTTCCTCCAGAACGACCCCAACAACTTCCTC atgGTCTTGGTGGTATTGGCATGGGATTAGGACCTGGAGGTCAACCTATTGATGCAAATCATTTAAACAAAGGCATGGGAATGGGCAACATGGGACCTGGAG gAATGGGAATGGAAGGCATGGGCTTTGGAATGAATAAAATGGGAG GAATGGAAGGTCCTTTTGGTGGCATGGAGAATATTGGTCGCTTTCCAGCTGGAATGAACATGGGCAGAATGAGTG AGATGGATCGTGCCATGGGTGGAGGATTTGAGAGAGAAtttggaagaaatgaaatgggaaTGTCTCGTAGTTTTGGAGAGACCTTGGAGAGAGGAATAG GTGGTGGAAATGCCAGCATTCCTGGGATTGAGAGGATGGCTCCTGGCATTGATC GCTCCCTTGGAGGAACTGGAGGACCTGCAGCTGGGGTGGCCAGAAAAGCTTGTCAGATATTTGTGAGAAAT CTGCCCTTTGATTTTACATGGAAAATGCTGAAAGATAAATTTAATGAGTGTG gtCACGTGCTGTATGCTGATATCAAGATGGAGAATGGGAAATCGAAAGGATGTGGTGTGGTTAGATTTGAGTCCCCAGAAGTAGCTGAGAGAGCCTGCCGCATGATGAATGGGATTCAGCTCCGTGGGAGGGAGATAGATGTGCGAATTGATAGAAATGCTTAA
- the HNRNPM gene encoding heterogeneous nuclear ribonucleoprotein M isoform X2: protein MDAEGKSRGCAVVEFKMEESMKKAAEVLNKHSLGGRPLKVKEQLRTCSYIKGPIKQKSRETSSVLTVTLGRRDPDGEHARRAMQKVMAAGGMGIGPGPGGPGMINIPPSILNNPNIPNEIIHALQAGRLGSTVFVANLDYKVGWKKLKEVFSMAGAVVRADILEDKDGKSRGIGTVTFEQAIEAVQAISMFNGQLLFDRPMHVKMDERAFPKGDFFPPERPQQLPRMGMEGMGFGMNKMGGMEGPFGGMENIGRFPAGMNMGRMSEMDRAMGGGFEREFGRNEMGMSRSFGETLERGIGGGNASIPGIERMAPGIDRMGSGIERIPSGMGHGMERVGSEIDRMGLVLDRMSSNVDRIGSGIDRMAPLGIDHIAPNIERMGPAIERMGSGIERMGSGIGFGIERMGAAIDRVGTTMDRMGSGVERMGSGMDRMGIGMERMVPAGMGTGMGQVIERMPAGLDRIGATPMERIGIDRMGAASMERMGLERIGATNMERMGPAMGQGMGAGIDRMGLAMGSNFERTMEMERGNFAGNFAGSLGGTGGPAAGVARKACQIFVRNLPFDFTWKMLKDKFNECGHVLYADIKMENGKSKGCGVVRFESPEVAERACRMMNGIQLRGREIDVRIDRNA from the exons ATGGACGCTGAAGGAAAGTCAAGG GGATGCGC TGTTGTTGAATTCAAGATGgaagaaagcatgaaaaaggCTGCAGAGGTTTTGAACAAGCATAGTCTTGGTGGAAGACCGTTGAAAGTGAAAGAA CAGCTTAGAACCTGTAGCTACATCAAAGGCCCaattaaacaaaaatcaagagAGACTTCTTCAGTGTTAACAGTGACTCTTGGCCGTAGG GATCCTGATGGCGAGCACGCCAGGAGAGCAATGCAGAAGGTCATGGCAGCTGGTGGAATGGGTATTGGCCCAGGCCCTGGTGGCCCTGGAATGATCAATATCCCACCTAGTATACTCAACAATCCCAACATACCCAATGAGATCATTCATGCTTTACAGGCAGGGAGACTTGGAAGCACTGTCTTTGTTGCAAAT TTGGATTACAAGGTTGGTtggaagaaactgaaagaagtgTTCAGCATGGCTGGTGCTGTGGTTCGAGCAGACATATTAGAAGATAAAGATGGCAAAAGTCGTGGAATTGGCACTGTCACTTTTGAACAAGCCATAGAGGCTGTTCAGGCAATAT caatgttTAATGGGCAGCTGCTGTTTGACAGACCAATGCATGTAAAAATG GATGAACGAGCCTTTCCCAAAGGAGACTTCTTTCCTCCAGAACGACCCCAACAACTTCCTC gAATGGGAATGGAAGGCATGGGCTTTGGAATGAATAAAATGGGAG GAATGGAAGGTCCTTTTGGTGGCATGGAGAATATTGGTCGCTTTCCAGCTGGAATGAACATGGGCAGAATGAGTG AGATGGATCGTGCCATGGGTGGAGGATTTGAGAGAGAAtttggaagaaatgaaatgggaaTGTCTCGTAGTTTTGGAGAGACCTTGGAGAGAGGAATAG GTGGTGGAAATGCCAGCATTCCTGGGATTGAGAGGATGGCTCCTGGCATTGATCGTATGGGCTCGGGAATAGAAAGAATACCTTCTGGGATGGGTCATGGGATGGAGAGAGTAGGGTCAGAAATAGACAGGATGGGTCTTGTTTTGGATCGCATGAGTTCCAATGTGGATCGAATCGGTTCTGGAATTGACCGAATGGCCCCTCTGGGCATAGATCACATTGCTCCTAACATTGAGAGGATGGGACCAGCTATTGAGAGAATGGGTTCTGGCATAGAAAGAATGGGTTCTGGAATAGGCTTTGGTATTGAGAGAATGGGTGCTGCCATTGATCGTGTTGGTACCACTATGGATAGAATGGGATCAGGTGTAGAACGTATGGGCTCTGGCATGGATCGAATGGGTATAGGTATGGAGCGTATGGTCCCTGCTGGAATGGGAACTGGAATGGGTCAGGTCATAGAGAGAATGCCTGCTGGCTTGGATCGCATAGGTGCCACTCCTATGGAAAGAATAGGAATAGATCGTATGGGTGCTGCTAGCATGGAGAGAATGGGCTTGGAGCGCATTGGAGCCACTAATATGGAAAGAATGGGTCctgctatggggcagggcaTGGGAGCAGGCATAGATCGCATGGGACTTGCAATGGGAAGCAATTTTGAAAGAACAATGGAAATGGAACGTGGAAACTTTGCAGGCAATTTTGCAGGCTCCCTTGGAGGAACTGGAGGACCTGCAGCTGGGGTGGCCAGAAAAGCTTGTCAGATATTTGTGAGAAAT CTGCCCTTTGATTTTACATGGAAAATGCTGAAAGATAAATTTAATGAGTGTG gtCACGTGCTGTATGCTGATATCAAGATGGAGAATGGGAAATCGAAAGGATGTGGTGTGGTTAGATTTGAGTCCCCAGAAGTAGCTGAGAGAGCCTGCCGCATGATGAATGGGATTCAGCTCCGTGGGAGGGAGATAGATGTGCGAATTGATAGAAATGCTTAA
- the HNRNPM gene encoding heterogeneous nuclear ribonucleoprotein M isoform X4 encodes MDAEGKSRGCAVVEFKMEESMKKAAEVLNKHSLGGRPLKVKEDPDGEHARRAMQKVMAAGGMGIGPGPGGPGMINIPPSILNNPNIPNEIIHALQAGRLGSTVFVANLDYKVGWKKLKEVFSMAGAVVRADILEDKDGKSRGIGTVTFEQAIEAVQAISMFNGQLLFDRPMHVKMDERAFPKGDFFPPERPQQLPHGLGGIGMGLGPGGQPIDANHLNKGMGMGNMGPGGMGMEGMGFGMNKMGGMEGPFGGMENIGRFPAGMNMGRMSEMDRAMGGGFEREFGRNEMGMSRSFGETLERGIGGGNASIPGIERMAPGIDRMGSGIERIPSGMGHGMERVGSEIDRMGLVLDRMSSNVDRIGSGIDRMAPLGIDHIAPNIERMGPAIERMGSGIERMGSGIGFGIERMGAAIDRVGTTMDRMGSGVERMGSGMDRMGIGMERMVPAGMGTGMGQVIERMPAGLDRIGATPMERIGIDRMGAASMERMGLERIGATNMERMGPAMGQGMGAGIDRMGLAMGSNFERTMEMERGNFAGNFAGSLGGTGGPAAGVARKACQIFVRNLPFDFTWKMLKDKFNECGHVLYADIKMENGKSKGCGVVRFESPEVAERACRMMNGIQLRGREIDVRIDRNA; translated from the exons ATGGACGCTGAAGGAAAGTCAAGG GGATGCGC TGTTGTTGAATTCAAGATGgaagaaagcatgaaaaaggCTGCAGAGGTTTTGAACAAGCATAGTCTTGGTGGAAGACCGTTGAAAGTGAAAGAA GATCCTGATGGCGAGCACGCCAGGAGAGCAATGCAGAAGGTCATGGCAGCTGGTGGAATGGGTATTGGCCCAGGCCCTGGTGGCCCTGGAATGATCAATATCCCACCTAGTATACTCAACAATCCCAACATACCCAATGAGATCATTCATGCTTTACAGGCAGGGAGACTTGGAAGCACTGTCTTTGTTGCAAAT TTGGATTACAAGGTTGGTtggaagaaactgaaagaagtgTTCAGCATGGCTGGTGCTGTGGTTCGAGCAGACATATTAGAAGATAAAGATGGCAAAAGTCGTGGAATTGGCACTGTCACTTTTGAACAAGCCATAGAGGCTGTTCAGGCAATAT caatgttTAATGGGCAGCTGCTGTTTGACAGACCAATGCATGTAAAAATG GATGAACGAGCCTTTCCCAAAGGAGACTTCTTTCCTCCAGAACGACCCCAACAACTTCCTC atgGTCTTGGTGGTATTGGCATGGGATTAGGACCTGGAGGTCAACCTATTGATGCAAATCATTTAAACAAAGGCATGGGAATGGGCAACATGGGACCTGGAG gAATGGGAATGGAAGGCATGGGCTTTGGAATGAATAAAATGGGAG GAATGGAAGGTCCTTTTGGTGGCATGGAGAATATTGGTCGCTTTCCAGCTGGAATGAACATGGGCAGAATGAGTG AGATGGATCGTGCCATGGGTGGAGGATTTGAGAGAGAAtttggaagaaatgaaatgggaaTGTCTCGTAGTTTTGGAGAGACCTTGGAGAGAGGAATAG GTGGTGGAAATGCCAGCATTCCTGGGATTGAGAGGATGGCTCCTGGCATTGATCGTATGGGCTCGGGAATAGAAAGAATACCTTCTGGGATGGGTCATGGGATGGAGAGAGTAGGGTCAGAAATAGACAGGATGGGTCTTGTTTTGGATCGCATGAGTTCCAATGTGGATCGAATCGGTTCTGGAATTGACCGAATGGCCCCTCTGGGCATAGATCACATTGCTCCTAACATTGAGAGGATGGGACCAGCTATTGAGAGAATGGGTTCTGGCATAGAAAGAATGGGTTCTGGAATAGGCTTTGGTATTGAGAGAATGGGTGCTGCCATTGATCGTGTTGGTACCACTATGGATAGAATGGGATCAGGTGTAGAACGTATGGGCTCTGGCATGGATCGAATGGGTATAGGTATGGAGCGTATGGTCCCTGCTGGAATGGGAACTGGAATGGGTCAGGTCATAGAGAGAATGCCTGCTGGCTTGGATCGCATAGGTGCCACTCCTATGGAAAGAATAGGAATAGATCGTATGGGTGCTGCTAGCATGGAGAGAATGGGCTTGGAGCGCATTGGAGCCACTAATATGGAAAGAATGGGTCctgctatggggcagggcaTGGGAGCAGGCATAGATCGCATGGGACTTGCAATGGGAAGCAATTTTGAAAGAACAATGGAAATGGAACGTGGAAACTTTGCAGGCAATTTTGCAGGCTCCCTTGGAGGAACTGGAGGACCTGCAGCTGGGGTGGCCAGAAAAGCTTGTCAGATATTTGTGAGAAAT CTGCCCTTTGATTTTACATGGAAAATGCTGAAAGATAAATTTAATGAGTGTG gtCACGTGCTGTATGCTGATATCAAGATGGAGAATGGGAAATCGAAAGGATGTGGTGTGGTTAGATTTGAGTCCCCAGAAGTAGCTGAGAGAGCCTGCCGCATGATGAATGGGATTCAGCTCCGTGGGAGGGAGATAGATGTGCGAATTGATAGAAATGCTTAA